The genome window AATTCTTCGCTTTTTGCTTGGATAAATTGCACATTTGGCAATTCAAAATCAAGCAATTCAAGATGAAAATTAGAATTTCTCAAGGCATTCTCCAAAACAGCCTCATTTTCTTCTCTTAAAAAAGTGCAAGTACTATAAACAAGCTCTCCGCCATGTTTTAAAGCTAACAATGCTGAATGCAGTAATTTTTTTTGTAAATTTGCAATTTGCTTGATTTCTTTAGTATTTTTTTGGATGCCAAAACCCATCTTTGCAAAAGTAGAACAAGGTGCATCAAGTAAAATTTTATCAAATTTAAGCGGACATGCCTTTCCTATCGTGCGTCCATCTTTTAAAAAACACTTTGCCATCTTCACTTGGTAAGTTTCTAAGGTATTTTTCAAAGTAAAAAAACGAGTCTTAGATAATTCACAACTTGCTAAATATCCTTGGTTTTGCATAAAATTAGCCAAATTCAAACTCTTTCCACCAGGAGCAGCACACATATCTAAAACACTTTCTCCTGTTTTTACACCTAAGGTTTTTGCACATAAATATGAAGCATAATTTTGTATATAAAACTTTCCCTCGCTAAATGCACTCATCGCACTTAATTTGCTTTTAAAATGAAATGGAATTTTATAGCAATATGTATCAATTTTTTTAAATTCTATCGTTTCATTTTTTAAAATGCTTTCGAGCTCATCATTTCCAATAAGTAAAGAATTTCTAAAAATATTCACATTTTTTTCTTGGTCAAAGCTTTGAAGAATTTGCTCTTTTTGTGACTGTGTATAAATACTTTCTAAAGCTATACTTAAATCAAGCAAGGCCATAAAAATCCTTTAAAAATAAATATGCAGCTAAAGAATCAAGCTTACCATCTTTTTTTCTTAAATTTGCCACACCAAGCTCTTGTGCTCCTTTGGAACTAAAGCTTTCATCTACATAAAACACTTCTTTATCAAACTCCAACAAGGCAACAAAATGCTCCACTCTTTTACGCATTTCATCTTCACTTGCTCCACCCAAAGGAATTCCAACGACTAAAGTATCTATCTCGTATTCTTTGATATACTCTTGAACTTCTCTAGCTGCTTGGTTGCGATTTTTTCTTATAATAGCCTCAAGTGGCATAACAATACTCTTATTAACACACAATGCCACACCTATACGCTTTAAACCTATATCTAATGCTAAAGTTTTCATATACAAACTCTTATTTTTACTCCAGAAATTTCCACTAAACCTTCAAGCTCATATTCATAAACTTTATCGCCAAATTTTTGCAAAACTTTCTCTAAATCATCTTCGTTTTTTATAAAATTTAACAAGTCATCTTGTTGCTGTTTACACTCAAGCTCTCCAAACATCGCTGCAAATTGCTGATAATCATAAAGCAATTTAGCTTTATTTTGAGCCAAAAGCAAATTAGTCCCTTCGCTTTCATTTTTTCTATGAGGAAGCACATAAATGGGTTTATTCATACTTAAAGCAAGTCTTGCACTTTGCATAGAACCACTTTTTAAATCAGCCTGTGCGATCACTACCACTTCGCTTAAAGCAATGATTAGTCTATTTCGCAGTAAAAAATCATAAGGCTTAGCTTTATAATCTGGTGCATTTTCACTCAATGCTAAAGCATTGTTATAAATATCCAAAATATCACTTGCATTAGCTTTGGGATAAATTTCATCTAAACCATTTGCAAAGATCGCTATAGTATGCGGATAAGCCAATCTTGCAGCGTGAATATCTACACCCAAAGCTCCACCACTTACCACACAAACTTTAGCTTTTTTTAAAAACGACACAAGCTCCACAAGAGAGTTTTTAGTATAAACACTCATTCTTCTAGAACCAATAATTGCAACTTTCCTAGATTCTAAAAGCTTCAAATTCCCCTTATAATACACCCTAGCAGGAGGATTTAAAAGCTCATCAAAAGCTTCAAGATGGTCAATAAATTTCATTTAAATACACAAGTTCAACCAAATCGAGCAATTCCTTGCTTTGCACTAAGGCCTGAAAAGTCTTCTCACGTGGATGACCAATAGCTATAGCAAACCCTTTTTTTACCGCCTCATCAACTGCTTGCTTGAGTTGATTTTTAATATAAGCTATATTGTCTTCATTATCTAAAAATACATCTCTAGCAATATATGGTTGATTATATTTGTTTGCTAAAATTTTAGCTTTAGAATTACCTATAGTTCTTGAATCTACAAAAACAAACTCATTTTCACCAAAAGCTTTAAAAAGTTTCTCCATAGCTTTTTTATCTGATGTAAATAAACTGCCAGTGTGATTATTGATAAATTTTACATTTGGGAAATGCTCTTTGATGTATTCAACGCGTTGTTGTATTTTTTGCGCATCATCACTAGGATGTAAAGTGTTTAATTCTGCTTTATCATACTTAATAGCTGCTAACGGTAAATGCACCATAAAAAATTCAAAATCTTTTGCAAATTCAGCTGTATATGGATGACGTTTATCGGGCGGAAAAAACGAAGGTATTAATTTAAGATGAGTTTTTCTAAGCATATCAACATGAGTATGGCTAGCCATATCATCAATAATAATAGCCAAACGCGGTTTTGTATTTTTAGGTTTTTTGGTAATTTTTATCGCTTGTGTTTGATTTGCTTCTTTTGGAGTTATTGTGATGTTTTGCTCTATTTTGGTTTGATTAAGATCTTCTTGGGTAGTATTTAAATCATAACTTAAATTTTGATCATTTTGACTAAGGTTTACATCATTGTTTTTATTGTGTAGATTTAAAATTTCACTGATATTTTTATCTAAAAATTCCAAATTTTCATTTTTTAACCCTAAATCAACTTCTTCTAAGCTTAAATTATTTTCTACAGGTGCTATGTTTATAGGTGTTTCGTGAGGTGTAGTTACGTTTTGTTCTTGAATTTGGTATTTTGGTTTTGATAAAAACAAAGATCCAAAAGCAAAAAGAAAAATGCCTAGCACAATTAAGCAAAGTGCTAAAAGCACTTTGTATTTTTTATCTATCGTTTTCAAATTAGTTTTTATCTTTATCAACTAATTTTTTTGCACTAATCCAAGGCATCATAGCACGAAGTTCACGCCCTGTTTTTTCTATTAAAGAATCATTCATTATTTTACGCTCTGCATGCATTCTTGCAAAATTTGCTCTTCTTTCTAAAATGAAATCTTTTGCAAAGCTTCCATTTTGTATCTCTTTTAAAACACCTTTCATTGCCTCTTTAGTTTCTTTGGTAATAATCTTAGGTCCTGTGATATAATCCCCATATTCAGCAGTATTAGAAACAGAATATCTCATATCAGCAATACCGCCTTGATAGATCAAATCCACAATCAACTTCATTTCATGTAAACACTCAAAATATGCCATTTCAGGCTCATAACCTGCTTCAACTAAAGTTTCAAATCCTGCTTGAATTAACGCACTAAGCCCACCGCAAAGCACTGCTTGCTCGCCAAACAAATCCGTTTCGGTTTCAGCTTTAAAAGTCGTTTCTATGATGCCGGTTCTACCTCCACCTATAGCACTAGCATAACTCAAAGCCAAAGCTTTTGCCGTTTTACTTTCATCTTGATGGATAGCAATCAAACAAGGGGTTCCACCACCTATACTAAATTCATGTCTTACAGTATGACCTGGAGCCTTAGGAGCAATCATAATCACATCTATACCCTTTGGAGCTACAATTTGTCCATAGTGGATATTAAAACCATGTGCAAATGCCAAAGTTTTACCTGTTTTTAATTCAGGTTTAATTTCTTCGTTAAAAATCTCGCTTTGAATTTCATCAGGAGCCAAAATCATAATCAAATCTGCCTCTTTAGTAGCTTCTTTTACACTTTTAACAATAAAATTTGCATTTTGAGCTTTTGCCCAGCTTTGTCCGCCCTCTTTCAAACCTATAATA of Campylobacter sp. 2014D-0216 contains these proteins:
- a CDS encoding divergent polysaccharide deacetylase family protein, with product MKTIDKKYKVLLALCLIVLGIFLFAFGSLFLSKPKYQIQEQNVTTPHETPINIAPVENNLSLEEVDLGLKNENLEFLDKNISEILNLHNKNNDVNLSQNDQNLSYDLNTTQEDLNQTKIEQNITITPKEANQTQAIKITKKPKNTKPRLAIIIDDMASHTHVDMLRKTHLKLIPSFFPPDKRHPYTAEFAKDFEFFMVHLPLAAIKYDKAELNTLHPSDDAQKIQQRVEYIKEHFPNVKFINNHTGSLFTSDKKAMEKLFKAFGENEFVFVDSRTIGNSKAKILANKYNQPYIARDVFLDNEDNIAYIKNQLKQAVDEAVKKGFAIAIGHPREKTFQALVQSKELLDLVELVYLNEIY
- the ilvC gene encoding ketol-acid reductoisomerase gives rise to the protein MAVSIYYDKDCDINLIKSKKVAIIGFGSQGHAHAMNLRDSGVDVIIGLKEGGQSWAKAQNANFIVKSVKEATKEADLIMILAPDEIQSEIFNEEIKPELKTGKTLAFAHGFNIHYGQIVAPKGIDVIMIAPKAPGHTVRHEFSIGGGTPCLIAIHQDESKTAKALALSYASAIGGGRTGIIETTFKAETETDLFGEQAVLCGGLSALIQAGFETLVEAGYEPEMAYFECLHEMKLIVDLIYQGGIADMRYSVSNTAEYGDYITGPKIITKETKEAMKGVLKEIQNGSFAKDFILERRANFARMHAERKIMNDSLIEKTGRELRAMMPWISAKKLVDKDKN
- a CDS encoding RsmB/NOP family class I SAM-dependent RNA methyltransferase codes for the protein MALLDLSIALESIYTQSQKEQILQSFDQEKNVNIFRNSLLIGNDELESILKNETIEFKKIDTYCYKIPFHFKSKLSAMSAFSEGKFYIQNYASYLCAKTLGVKTGESVLDMCAAPGGKSLNLANFMQNQGYLASCELSKTRFFTLKNTLETYQVKMAKCFLKDGRTIGKACPLKFDKILLDAPCSTFAKMGFGIQKNTKEIKQIANLQKKLLHSALLALKHGGELVYSTCTFLREENEAVLENALRNSNFHLELLDFELPNVQFIQAKSEEFDLSFAKRVLPDDYADGFFIAKVKKH
- a CDS encoding DNA-processing protein DprA translates to MKFIDHLEAFDELLNPPARVYYKGNLKLLESRKVAIIGSRRMSVYTKNSLVELVSFLKKAKVCVVSGGALGVDIHAARLAYPHTIAIFANGLDEIYPKANASDILDIYNNALALSENAPDYKAKPYDFLLRNRLIIALSEVVVIAQADLKSGSMQSARLALSMNKPIYVLPHRKNESEGTNLLLAQNKAKLLYDYQQFAAMFGELECKQQQDDLLNFIKNEDDLEKVLQKFGDKVYEYELEGLVEISGVKIRVCI
- the ruvX gene encoding Holliday junction resolvase RuvX — encoded protein: MKTLALDIGLKRIGVALCVNKSIVMPLEAIIRKNRNQAAREVQEYIKEYEIDTLVVGIPLGGASEDEMRKRVEHFVALLEFDKEVFYVDESFSSKGAQELGVANLRKKDGKLDSLAAYLFLKDFYGLA